The DNA segment CTGTACATGCACATGGGCGAGACGACGATGCGGTTGGGCAGCGTGAGGCGCTGAAGCTTGAGCGGCTGGAACAGCTTGGGGGCGTTATCGGGCATCTGGACAATGTACTGGGACCGCGTAAGGTGCGCCAGATGGCCGATGCTTAGCCTCTGCCCATGCTTCAGAGTGGTAGAAATGCAGATTCAGACCACACTGGAAGGAATCACGCCCGCCGCCCTGACCGGCTTTTTCGAAGGCTGGCCCAACCCGCCGACACTGGAAACGCTGTGGCGCATGCTGTCCGGCTCGTCCCACATGGCGCTGGCAGTGGAAGACGGACAGGTAATCGGATATGTGCAGGCCATCAGCGACGGCGTGCTGAGCGCCTACATTCCGCTGCTGGAGGTCCAG comes from the Deinococcus sp. AJ005 genome and includes:
- a CDS encoding GNAT family N-acetyltransferase, with the translated sequence MQIQTTLEGITPAALTGFFEGWPNPPTLETLWRMLSGSSHMALAVEDGQVIGYVQAISDGVLSAYIPLLEVQAQWRGQGVASRLMENLLAQLDGLYMIDTACDDDLVPFYERFGMMRGNSMIRRDYARQNGNG